Within the Paenibacillus sp. AN1007 genome, the region TCAGGGATCACTCGGAACACCACTTCATTCCACTTCGGCTCACCGCCGAAATAATTTTCATTTTTCACAAGCACGACACGGTCGTCTTTGGTCCATTTGCTGAACTTGTACGCTCCTGTACCTACAGGCTCTTTCAGGAACGTGTCCATTCCTTTGTCCTCAATATATTTTGCAGGCAGCATGCCGGCGCCCATTTTGGACAGGCGGTTAAGCAGCAGCGGGTCCGGTCCATCGGTAACGATGTCTACCGTATGCTCATCCACCGCTTTAACTTCAACGATGTTTTTGAAATAACTGTTTTGTTTCAGCGTATTATCCTTGGCGACACGCTCCAGCGTGTATTTCACATCAGCGGATGTGAATGGATCACCATTGTGGAATGTTACGCCTTCACGCAGTTTGAATCTCCATGTTGTATCATTGACCTGTTCCCAGGATTCGGCAAGTGCAGGTACTTTTTTCTGCTGACTATCGTTTTTCACCAAATAATCAAACACGTTTACAAGCACAGCTTCACTGGCTGTATTGTTATTGTTGTGCGGATCAAAGCTTTCGATATCGGTTGCCGCAGCAATCGTTAATGTGCTGCTGGCAGATGACCCTTCGGTCCCGCTTCCCTCAGCTGTCGTATTGTTCGCCGTATCCTTGCCGCCTCCGCCGCATGCACTCAATACCATAACGATTGCCAGCAATGTAATCCACAAACCTGTCCATTGTCTCTTTTTCATTGTGCTTCTTCCCCCTTGGAAGTTGTATTCCTTGCCAAAAATTCAAGTGCTATTGCGGACAGCAGGCCTACACCATAAGGCATAACCGTCTCGTCAAGATCAAACTTCGGATGATGAAGCGGGTAACGTGTGCGCTCCTCTTCACTGCCGGACCCTAACCGGAAAAACACTCCTGGAACATGTTCGCAGTAAAACGCAAAGTCTTCACCGCCTGTTGACGGTTTGATGTAACTCCACCCCTTCTGCGCATTAACCTCTTCACAGACTTCGGTCAGCAGATCAACCATGCCAAGATCATTCACAACAACTGGATAACCGTCGCCATAGATCACTTCACATTCGGCTCCAAACGAACTGCATATGCCGCCTACCACTTGTTGAATCATAGCCGGCATGCGTTCACGCACTGCTGGAGATAACGTACGAACCGTTCCGATCATCTCCACTTCTGGCGCAATGGCAGTCCCCATGTAACCTCCGGTAATTTTGCCAATGGTGACGACGACAGGTTCGAGCGGGTCAACCATACGGCTGGCTACGTTCTGCAGTGCGGTGATGACTTGGGCTGATACGGCAATGGCATCGATGCCTTCATGCGGACGGGCCGCGTGACCTCCCTGACCAACAATCTTGATAACAAGCGGATCAGCTGATGCAAAGGCAACCCCCTGGCTCACCCCCACTGTTCCCGTATCCTGACTTGGTGTCATGTGGAGGCCAGCAATCGCATCCACCTTAGGATTCTCAAGCACCCCATCCTGAATCATGGATCTTGCACCGGCAAGTCCCTCTTCCGCAGGCTGAAAAATAAATTTGATATTTCCTGATTTGGGCCTTCCAAGACTCGTGAGCAGCTCGGCTGCCCCCATCAGAATCGAGGTATGTGCATCATGACCACAGAGATGAGCCTTGCCGCTTACTGTCGAACGATACTCAACTGTCTTTTGATCTTCAATAGGCAGAGCATCCATATCAGCTCGAAGGGCGAAGGTCGGGCCATCTGTCTCTCCGCGAAGCAGACCCGTTACTCCGGTTTTTCCAACATGACGTGTGACCTCCAGTCCAAGCTGCTCCAGGTGCTCAGCAACAATCGCAGAGGTGCGATGTTCTTCGTAACCAATCTCGGGATGGCGGTGTAAATCTCTGCGCCAGGCACTTAATTTGGTCTGCAGCGGCTGTGCCAGCCGGATGAATTCGGATTGTTTCATTAGGTGTCATTCCTTTCCTGTTCCTTCGATTCAGACACAAGCCGGGCATAGATCGCATCAGCCGAAAACTCGATATGCCTTTTCATCGTATCCCGGGATCTGATGCTGTCACGTGACTTCAGTGCTTCAAGAATCTCCATATGTACCTCATAGTTTACCGAGCGGATTCGCTCGTCGTATGGCATTAAATCCAGTGCCGGATTAATCTTGGTTCGAATCTGTCTGACCGCTGTTTCGCAGTATGGATTACCAGATGCTTTAGCAATGGTCAGATGAAATTTTACATCCAGTGCCCTGAACCATTCCCTTGTGCAATCGGGTTCGACGCTTTGCTCCACATAGTTCTGCAGCTGTTCCAGTTCGCCTGCGGTGATCCGCTCAGCAGCCAGAAAAGCTGCCTCTGGCTCAATAATCGTTCGGTATTCAAACACCTTGAGCATCTGAGCCCAGCCCTTTTTGATCTCTTCCCGCGTACGTTTATGAGAATTGACCGTTAGCGGCAGCACAAATGTTCCGCCTTTTGCGCCTACTCTTTTCTCGATCAGTCCCTTGTCTTCCAGCGCGGAGAGCGCCTCGCGAACCGTAATGCGGCTCACATCAAACATCTCGGCCAAATCCCGTTCAGCGGGTAACTGCTCCTCACTCATCAGCTCTTTTAAAATAATAGCTTCCTCCAGCTGCTCCCGAATAAATTCGCTAACCTTTTTAGTCGATACTTTTTCGAAACGAAAGGAGAATGGATTAGACATCTGAACACTCCGATCTGTTTATGGTCTAGACCTTATACCATTAATATAATTCCGACTAAACTTATATGCAATACTTTTTTTTGATAAAATTCAACATTTATTTTTAATGATGAACTCAGCGTACACCTTCCCATATCAAGGAACATTGGAAAATAAAGAAAAAGACGCTCTGTCTCTGGCCATAACCTCTTTTGATCAGAATAGCTTTTTTATCTTCTATCGTTCTTTAGCCGCAATCATTTTTTATCTGCAAAAGGTCTGAAATGACCAGTCACAGCGAGACGCTCGCTTCCTTCGAGATAGAACTGATCCTCTGCTCTCCAGGTATGGCTCGCTTTATTCTGTCTGCGTAGATATACATAGTTGTAAGGTGAGGTCGCATACGTCTTGTATCCTCTCTTCCTGCACTGTCTGAGAAACGTTACATCCTCTCCGACAGATCGATCGGTGAAGCGGACTCGTTTTAAAACCTTTTTTCTAAATAACAGCGTACCTCCCTGCACAAATTCTACTGGTTTGTTGTTCTCGCCAGGCGATCTCATTAATAAACTTCGAGAAGCTTCCAGATAGACCAGACAAGAGTGTTTGCCCACAATATCACTTTCGGTTCGGCGGAGTGCACCTACTTGTTCTTGCAGATAGTAAGGAGAGTAATAATCGTCATCATCCATCTTCGCAATGAGTGAACAGCGAGCCCGCGTGATCCCGGCATTCAGACACTGCCCAAGCGATATGCGCTCCGGCACCCGGTATACGTGGACATGCTTGTATTTCTGTATCTTTTTCTGTACCAAACGCATGTTCATGCGGTCCAAATTCAGAATAAGGATGAGTTCTTTACTTTTGTAGCGTTGACGCCGGTAATTCTGCAGAATGTTATTAAGAAATTGCGGCCGATTGGTGCAAACAATAATGGATACTCCCGGATACGTATGGACTCTGGCCATAACCCCCCCCTTTCAGCTCATTTTCTGTCATCCTATGTGCATGATTCATATCAGGTATAGACTGCTCCCTCTGGTTACTGAAAAATAACGCAAAAAACCTCTGTCCTCAAGAAGGACAAAGGTCTACTCTAAACCACATAGAAAAATACGTTAATCTTTCCCGTTATTATCGAAGTAAACGGCCTTGCCCGTACGCGCAGACTCATAGATCGCCTCTAAAATCTGCGATACTACCAGCGCCTGCTTTGGTGTTACCACTGGCTCCACATCGTTATCGATCGCTTCGATCCACTTGCGCATCTCGACATCCGGGGCTTGTTCCGACTGTCCTTCGTAGAAGTCCACGCCGCCTGAACTGAGTTCTATTTCATTGGTATACAGACGGCTGAATTTCTCGCCATTGATTCGAAGCCCGTTTTTCATATCCGCGCCTGCCTCGGTGCCGCTCAGACTGCACTTGGCCTCATCCACATCAAGCGAGTTCAGTGCCCAGCTGGATTCAAGCATGATGGTTGCCCCGTTTTCCATTACAATCATACCAAAAGCCGAATCTTCAACCGTGAATTTCTGAGGGTCCCACGGCCCCCACGCATTTGCAGCATTTTCTCTCTGTGAAAGTTCGTGATGCGTGGTGCCAAGAACAACTTTGGGCTGGTAATTATTCATCATCCACAATGTCAGATCGAGTGCATGTGTTCCGATATCAATCAGCGGTCCGCCGCCTTGTTTCTCTTCATCCAGAAATACACCCCAAGTCGGCACGGCTCTTCTGCGAATGGCATGGGCTTTGGCAAAATAAATCGAACCAAGCTCTCCTGCTTCGCACAGCTGCTTCAGAACCATGCTGTCCTGACGGAAGCGGTTATTGTAGCCAATGGTCAATTTCTTACCCGTACGTTCTGCAGTCTCCAGCATAAGCTGGGCTTCAGCCGCCGTCTTCGCCATCGGTTTCTCACACATAACATGTTTTCCTGCCTCAAGTGCCGCAATCGAAATCTCCGCATGGGAGATGTTCGGTGTCAGCACATGCACGATATCCAGTGATTCGTCCTTCAGCAGCTCCAGGTAATCCGTGTATACCTCTGCATCAGCTGATCCATACTGCTTCTTCGCCTCTGCAGCGCGCTCTTCTTCAATATCACAGAAAGCAGCCAGTTCAACATTCACCAGTTTACTCAGACTTGGCAGATGTTTGCCGTTTGCGATCCCGCCGCAGCCAATAATGCCAATACGATACACTTTGCTCATATATGTCACTCGCTCTCACTTTAGTATAGGTTGTTTCATTTTGCGAAAGGCCGACGGAGTCATCCCGAGGCGCTTGCGAAACACGGCATGTAAATAGTTAGCATTGTTAAAACCGGAGGCCAGCGCGATCTGTTCGATCGACACCGAACTCTCCTGCAGATTACGGCACACTGCACGCAGGCGAATGTCCTCCAGCACACGGCTGAACGGCATATCCGGCTTCACCTGATAGAAAATACGCTGCAGCTGACGGCTGCTGATATGCAGTTTCTCGGCCACATGCTCCAGCGTTACAGCAGAAGCGTGGTTGGCCTCCATATACTGGACGGCATAATCATACCTGTACAGCGTCATATCCCGTACCGGTACTTCTGCACGGATACCGCCGGTATCATAAGCTCGAACCGTTTTAAGCAGAATGCTGACGACCAGCTGTTTAATTGAAGTATAATATCCGACCATTTTGTGGTCACAAGCCTCATACGCTTCGAGAAAACAAAGCATGGCCCGGTGGTAATCCTGAACCGGGATGTGTGGTAGAGTGCGCAGTTTTTCCATCGTCTCCTCCGATTCCGCCGCCTCCCATGGATCGACATGTTCTCGTGGTCTATGAACAATGTCGACATGAAGACATAGTTCATCCATGGCTTGATCGGCAGCTGCCTCCTGATAATGAACAACACCAGGTCCTGTCAGATAGAGCATGCCTTCAGAGAGTGCATGAGACTGATCATCGATAATCACCCTGCCTCTGCCTCTGGGAATCAGATGGAACTCATACTCCGCATGGTTATGGAAATCCACAATCCTCCCTGCGGGGAACGTCGTCAGATGAAAACGCAGCACCCGAATTTCGTAGTGTCCCCATACCACAGTGATATCAAGCCGCTCCAGAAGATCCTGCCTATCGAGCATTTTCTCATACGGATACAGACTCAAGATGTCTTCCTCCTTACGCCTTTTGCAGTTCGGTCAGCGCAATCCGCCGTCCTTCCTTGGCTGATCGGTTCGCTGCTTCCATCAGACGGGTCAATTCCGCAGCCATGTCCAAGTTGGCCTG harbors:
- a CDS encoding Gfo/Idh/MocA family oxidoreductase, coding for MSKVYRIGIIGCGGIANGKHLPSLSKLVNVELAAFCDIEEERAAEAKKQYGSADAEVYTDYLELLKDESLDIVHVLTPNISHAEISIAALEAGKHVMCEKPMAKTAAEAQLMLETAERTGKKLTIGYNNRFRQDSMVLKQLCEAGELGSIYFAKAHAIRRRAVPTWGVFLDEEKQGGGPLIDIGTHALDLTLWMMNNYQPKVVLGTTHHELSQRENAANAWGPWDPQKFTVEDSAFGMIVMENGATIMLESSWALNSLDVDEAKCSLSGTEAGADMKNGLRINGEKFSRLYTNEIELSSGGVDFYEGQSEQAPDVEMRKWIEAIDNDVEPVVTPKQALVVSQILEAIYESARTGKAVYFDNNGKD
- a CDS encoding FadR/GntR family transcriptional regulator, with the translated sequence MSNPFSFRFEKVSTKKVSEFIREQLEEAIILKELMSEEQLPAERDLAEMFDVSRITVREALSALEDKGLIEKRVGAKGGTFVLPLTVNSHKRTREEIKKGWAQMLKVFEYRTIIEPEAAFLAAERITAGELEQLQNYVEQSVEPDCTREWFRALDVKFHLTIAKASGNPYCETAVRQIRTKINPALDLMPYDERIRSVNYEVHMEILEALKSRDSIRSRDTMKRHIEFSADAIYARLVSESKEQERNDT
- a CDS encoding M20 family metallopeptidase gives rise to the protein MKQSEFIRLAQPLQTKLSAWRRDLHRHPEIGYEEHRTSAIVAEHLEQLGLEVTRHVGKTGVTGLLRGETDGPTFALRADMDALPIEDQKTVEYRSTVSGKAHLCGHDAHTSILMGAAELLTSLGRPKSGNIKFIFQPAEEGLAGARSMIQDGVLENPKVDAIAGLHMTPSQDTGTVGVSQGVAFASADPLVIKIVGQGGHAARPHEGIDAIAVSAQVITALQNVASRMVDPLEPVVVTIGKITGGYMGTAIAPEVEMIGTVRTLSPAVRERMPAMIQQVVGGICSSFGAECEVIYGDGYPVVVNDLGMVDLLTEVCEEVNAQKGWSYIKPSTGGEDFAFYCEHVPGVFFRLGSGSEEERTRYPLHHPKFDLDETVMPYGVGLLSAIALEFLARNTTSKGEEAQ
- a CDS encoding AraC family transcriptional regulator — translated: MSLYPYEKMLDRQDLLERLDITVVWGHYEIRVLRFHLTTFPAGRIVDFHNHAEYEFHLIPRGRGRVIIDDQSHALSEGMLYLTGPGVVHYQEAAADQAMDELCLHVDIVHRPREHVDPWEAAESEETMEKLRTLPHIPVQDYHRAMLCFLEAYEACDHKMVGYYTSIKQLVVSILLKTVRAYDTGGIRAEVPVRDMTLYRYDYAVQYMEANHASAVTLEHVAEKLHISSRQLQRIFYQVKPDMPFSRVLEDIRLRAVCRNLQESSVSIEQIALASGFNNANYLHAVFRKRLGMTPSAFRKMKQPILK
- a CDS encoding glycosyltransferase; the encoded protein is MARVHTYPGVSIIVCTNRPQFLNNILQNYRRQRYKSKELILILNLDRMNMRLVQKKIQKYKHVHVYRVPERISLGQCLNAGITRARCSLIAKMDDDDYYSPYYLQEQVGALRRTESDIVGKHSCLVYLEASRSLLMRSPGENNKPVEFVQGGTLLFRKKVLKRVRFTDRSVGEDVTFLRQCRKRGYKTYATSPYNYVYLRRQNKASHTWRAEDQFYLEGSERLAVTGHFRPFADKK